One window of Fictibacillus marinisediminis genomic DNA carries:
- a CDS encoding PTS ascorbate transporter subunit IIC has protein sequence MNLSGVWDWTFFWNSFGFILKTVASFLMIIVAIIAVGLLLSVVIKAVKNSRE, from the coding sequence TTGAATTTATCGGGCGTGTGGGATTGGACGTTCTTCTGGAACTCTTTTGGATTCATCCTTAAAACAGTCGCTTCCTTCTTAATGATTATTGTGGCGATTATTGCGGTCGGCTTGCTTCTAAGTGTAGTTATCAAAGCCGTAAAAAATAGCAGGGAATAG